A window from Cryptomeria japonica chromosome 1, Sugi_1.0, whole genome shotgun sequence encodes these proteins:
- the LOC131036302 gene encoding pentatricopeptide repeat-containing protein At5g64320, mitochondrial: MPSAILHHHNPFLRSSTQPHISNNPKLAESHSKLVISLHSSSISGLTTSVPSTTSNSKANPIATSDDLLSALKKTKDSCKALRILKRATEQSTQSLPPYAYELMIRRLGFGGRFQEMREVFRLMSPPTEEAFLVMINSYANHQMPDDALRVLKVMEVTDIPLTTKCYNFMFNLIVHMSKLNMLGPLYSQMTSAGVQPDVETFNLLIKALCNNNKFDSALSLLKRMSSHHGLVPNDVTYKTLMNGLDKNYGIDEALENWKIWDSNGDIPSTMLFALCQTGRVEDAIMLLEAKCESGFCPNFDTFNTIVNGFFEQGRLDEAVILLEEMCATGLSPSIVTFNTITSYFCKAKEGEKAAHLLEGMVEKGFKPDVVTYTTLISGLCRTDQMGPALRLLKQMASDHDLTISQETYSMLIRMFLKQDLVKGALEVVKEMNSNGRVPRNVDYNNLLHWHCKRGRVEMATRILEEMSEIGLCPDTTTFNILINGFCRRGWVSEATRLLEEMSRSGLCPDIVTINTIIKGFCIAREAGKAADLLEKMVEEGFKPDVFTYNTLISGLCDIGKCKEARRLLDEMTMRNCVPSVTTYNALIHAVLKRGGIDEAIDLLKKLLGKGIRPDICTRSILFHSLCKDCSLDDSIKLIDKMLAKRCITSSIAYDLLKKRLFMEATINQEMQGSKEI, translated from the coding sequence ATGCCTTCCGCAATCCTGCACCACCACAATCCATTTCTGCGGTCCTCGACCCAACCACATATCAGTAATAATCCGAAACTCGCTGAATCACATTCCAAGCTCGTTATATCACTTCATTCGTCCTCCATTTCTGGGCTTACTACATCAGTGCCCAGCACCACATCAAATTCGAAAGCAAATCCTATTGCTACATCAGACGACCTACTGAGTGCTCTGAAGAAAACAAAAGACTCTTGTAAGGCTCTGCGAATCCTCAAAAGGGCGACGGAACAGTCCACTCAGAGTCTGCCGCCTTACGCGTACGAATTGATGATCCGCCGTCTGGGGTTTGGCGGCCGTTTCCAGGAAATGCGGGAGGTTTTTAGATTGATGAGCCCTCCCACTGAAGAAGCGTTTTTGGTAATGATAAATAGCTACGCCAATCATCAAATGCCGGACGATGCCCTCCGAGTGTTGAAAGTAATGGAGGTAACTGACATCCCACTGACCACCAAATGCTACAATTTTATGTTCAATTTGATTGTGCATATGAGTAAGCTTAACATGTTGGGGCCACTGTATTCACAAATGACTTCTGCTGGGGTACAACCTGATGTTGAGACATTCAATTTATTGATCAAGGCCCTATGCAACAATAACAAGTTCGATTCTGCCTTGAGTTTGTTGAAGCGGATGTCATCTCACCATGGGTTGGTCCCTAATGATGTCACCTATAAAACTCTTATGAATGGGCTAGACAAGAATTATGGGATTGACGAGGCCTTGGAAAATTGGAAGATATGGGACTCAAATGGGGACATTCCCAGCACCATGCTATTCGCCTTATGCCAGACGGGTAGGGTGGAGGATGCCATCATGCTTCTGGAGGCGAAATGTGAAAGTGGCTTCTGCCCTAATTTTGATACTTTCAATACGATTGTCAATGGGTTCTTCGAGCAGGGCCGATTGGATGAGGCCGTCATACTTCTGGAGGAGATGTGCGCAACTGGTTTATCCCCTAGTATTGTGACTTTCAATACCATCACCAGTTACTTCTGCAAAGCCAAAGAGGGAGAAAAGGCCGCCCATTTGCTTGAAGGAATGGTGGAGAAGGGCTTCAAACCTGACGTTGTCACATATACTACTCTAATATCAGGCTTGTGCAGGACTGACCAAATGGGTCCTGCATTGCGTTTGTTGAAGCAGATGGCGTCAGACCATGATTTGACTATTAGTCAAGAAACATATTCAATGCTTATAAGAATGTTTTTAAAGCAGGATTTGGTGAAAGGGGCCTTGGAAGTAGTTAAGGAAATGAACTCAAATGGACGGGTTCCTAGAAACGTAGATTACAATAATTTGCTACATTGGCACTGCAAGCGTGGTAGGGTGGAGATGGCCACCAGAATTCTGGAGGAGATGAGTGAAATTGGGTTGTGCCCGGATACTACGACTTTCAATATACTAATCAATGGGTTCTGCAGGAGGGGCTGGGTGTCGGAGGCCACCAGACTTCTGGAGGAGATGTCTAGATCTGGTCTCTGCCCTGATATTGTGACTATCAACACAATTATAAAGGGATTCTGTATAGCCAGAGAGGCAGGCAAGGCAGCAGACCTACTTGAGAAGATGGTGGAGGAGGGCTTCAAACCTGATGTTTTTACATATAATACTCTAATATCAGGCCTGTGTGATATAGGAAAGTGCAAAGAGGCAAGAAGGCTTCTGGATGAAATGACTATGAGAAACTGTGTTCCAAGTGTAACTACATATAATGCTTTGATCCATGCAGTATTAAAGCGAGGGGGGATAGACGAAGCTATTGATCTTCTCAAAAAGCTGCTTGGAAAGGGGATTAGGCCTGATATTTGTACTCGTAGTATCTTATTTCATTCACTCTGCAAAGATTGCAGCCTCGATGATTCTATAAAGTTGATAGACAAAATGCTTGCGAAGAGATGCATTACAAGCAGCATCGCTTACGATCTACTGAAGAAGAGACTCTTTATGGAGGCTACAATAAATCAAGAAATGCAAGGCTCGAAAGAAATTTAA